Part of the Panicum virgatum strain AP13 chromosome 4N, P.virgatum_v5, whole genome shotgun sequence genome is shown below.
TAACAGAAAGCGGGAATAAGGCCCAGCTTCCTCCTGAATCTGAACCGACTATGCTTCATGTGCTGACAACTCTATGGAGACCTGAGAATCAAAAATAAGGTCTGCGAGGGCGGCGGAATCTGGGGAATCTCCTGCATCAACAAAATAAACGGGGATGTTAGAAAAGGGAGGATCGAAATCAGTATCTTCTTGTTTCAGACAGTCTACATGCCATGAAGCTGAATAAACAGTTAACAACTCACCCATAGCCATAAGGACTATAACCATATGGCCTCATGTAGGGGTGGCCATGGTAGGGATTGAAACCTCGGCCGCGGGGCTGCTTCATCCCAGGAACATTAGTCCTCTTTGGTGCCACCTGATGAGAAAAAAAAGGTACTAACGTCAATATGCAAATGTCAATGGAGTAAAAAATGTAAATAGATTGTTAGCTGTGTACTTAGTGAAAGCAAGAAGCACCAAGATTCGCACCTTGAGTTGGCGGCCATGCAACTCTGACTCGTTCAGCTTAATAGCTTCCTGAACAGCTTCAACTTCAACAAATTCCACATAAGCAAAACCTTTAGGCTGCCCAAACTTGTCAGTCAGTATTGTCACTCTGTTGACAGTTCCGCAAGAATTGAAGTGCTGCTGTACTTCTTCTGGAGTGCATGCATAGTCAACCTGCACTTGTGATTGCACCCAAAGTGAGTGGATTTGTATTGCCAGTTCGCCACACTTCAATAATCAATCAGCTGAAGACAACCATGCAACTGAAATAAGACAACACTGAATCTAGATTTTTGCAGACATTAAATAATTCATGTGAAGCATCTACAAAGTCACTCATAACATTCTTACATTCATAAGTTGTCACTGTTCTAAACGAAAATAGTACATGAGTCACGAGTCAGCTATTCCAAAATATCATATGAGAGATGCTGCACCAGAACTAACTCAAAATTGTCCAGGTGTCACTTTGATTCTTGAAAATCATTCCTATAAACTCCATCTGGGTCAACCTACAGTTTGGTGACAAAAAGTGATGTTTATCCCTACCAAGTCCCAAAACTGATTAAATGATGCTCTAAGGTGGTTAGAAAGTTAGTTAACAAAATGAATCCCACATCGCCACTGCACAACAAACCAAATCGCAGACATCAAAATTGCTTATTAAATTTGAGGGCAACTATTTCAACTATACAGAACATCTACTTTGCATCAGCCAGCATATGGCTGAATGAATGAATGCAACTTGCCAGAAACATGTGCATAATGCTTTACCTCGAAAAGAAACATGTATTTATGCTATACCAGGAGATTCACTAATTACATAGTTGAAGGCCCTGAGAATGATAAACCTAGGCTGTACATGCataataaaacaaactaaattaCAAACCCCCAGTTGCATATAGTCCACAAACATAATATCTAATGACAACAAAGACAAAAGAGTCCATTACTAGCACCAGTCCATAGTAAACACTTACCTATATGAATATCTTCCTaaaacatgatatttttttatgaaacgAAATGGAGTGTGAGCTTTAGTGAGAGGTTTCTAGGATataatttgtctataatttgtcAAACTATGAAACCTTCAATCAGGAGAAGTTCTCTTCAGGGACGCATGACATACAGACATCTATCGTGAAGCACTGGGGCTTTAGCTTAAGCTTATTATAATATGATTTGGCATCCTGCTACGTTTACTGTTTATACAATGCCATGTAGCCATGAAGACATGCCAAAAAAGACACAAAAATACGGTTGGGTTGTTGAGAAGAACAGTGTTCAGAGATCACACAAAGCAAACTAATGGATAGAAGTTGTCTTCTTTTAAAGATGGATTCAGAAGTGCCGAAAAGAATGTTTCAGTATGAAAGAGGAGAAAACACATACAAAATAGCAGAAGAAACATCAAGAGTAAAATCCCAACAGGCAAAATATCAATAGAAGCATACAATGATTACAGTATACTCAGCATAAATGTGAGGTCAAACTTACATGTCATGCCTATGAACCGTGCCAGTAAATGGCTAATGATATCACGCCACATCAGTACCAGGAATGTGCCTGACATGTTCTCTGCTGGCTACCTTGGGGGATAATTCCTAGTCTATGATATCATTTTTCCtctctatcttttctttttttctatacttttttctttacttttttcaaatcatttttctgattttccccatttttcttttcttttttcaagaatttctttttatttttcctctttttcttcccccGATTAAGCTAACACTAGAACTTGTGCCGAGATTCAACCAGATGCCAAAACTTT
Proteins encoded:
- the LOC120669984 gene encoding polyadenylate-binding protein 2-like isoform X2, with protein sequence MEDEEHEVYGQEIPVDGEDVDMSGAGDDAAKELDEMKRRLKEMEEEAAALREMQAKVAKEMQGVDPNATTSENKEEMDARSVFVGNVDYACTPEEVQQHFNSCGTVNRVTILTDKFGQPKGFAYVEFVEVEAVQEAIKLNESELHGRQLKVAPKRTNVPGMKQPRGRGFNPYHGHPYMRPYGYSPYGYGRFPRFRRPRRPYF
- the LOC120669984 gene encoding polyadenylate-binding protein 2-like isoform X1; the encoded protein is MEDEEHEVYGQEIPVDGEDVDMSGAGDDAAKLQELDEMKRRLKEMEEEAAALREMQAKVAKEMQGVDPNATTSENKEEMDARSVFVGNVDYACTPEEVQQHFNSCGTVNRVTILTDKFGQPKGFAYVEFVEVEAVQEAIKLNESELHGRQLKVAPKRTNVPGMKQPRGRGFNPYHGHPYMRPYGYSPYGYGRFPRFRRPRRPYF